A genomic region of Trypanosoma brucei brucei TREU927 chromosome 3, complete sequence contains the following coding sequences:
- a CDS encoding peroxisomal targeting signal type 2 receptor, putative, whose product MPSFVLHPGFAGHSLRCNPWQPTQFLVTASEHFGVAGSGKVYVVNTSQGLQPHSPVQLVGCWGTSDAAFDACFSEVDRDLVAVACGDGVKLYSLQQSFNRDGVMPVAHSTEHRAEVVGVAWCRDAFLSCSWDGAVKLWKAATPQVSFMTFHEHLKEVYEVSCSTFNPASFLSCSGDGTWRLWDSRSPRSVLTQIGHGHQPILSIDFNKQDNSIFATGGVDRTVHLWDVRRPQRPLTVLPGHDNACRRVRFSPHSRTLLASSGYDCRVCLWDLNQPQRPLTARYAHHREFVVGLQWSLATPNALASVSWDGSAFFWTNGQPLTPSPSSQPLPPAIPPPRVRPPRPKGVPDISALPLTVPPVR is encoded by the coding sequence TGTTCTCCACCCCGGATTTGCGGGACACAGTCTTCGGTGTAACCCATGGCAACCAACGCAATTCTTGGTGACGGCGTCAGAACATTTCGGTGTTGCTGGCAGCGGGAAGGTATATGTTGTGAACACCTCACAGGGGCTGCAACCACATTCACCTGTGCAGCTTGTTGGTTGCTGGGGGACAAGTGACGCGGCTTTTGACGCTTGCTTCAGTGAGGTCGATCGTGACCTCGTGGCAGTGGCATGTGGAGACGGTGTGAAGTTGTATAGCCTCCAGCAGTCCTTCAACCGTGACGGGGTCATGCCGGTCGCACATTCAACAGAGCATCGCGCTGAAGTTGTTGGAGTTGCGTGGTGTCGTGATGCGTTTCTTTCCTGCAGTTGGGATGGGGCTGTGAAGCTCTGGAAGGCTGCGACTCCCCAGGTTTCTTTTATGACATTCCACGAACACTTGAAAGAGGTTTATGAGGTGTCCTGCAGCACCTTTAACCCTGCGTCGTTTCTTTCATGCTCTGGGGACGGGACATGGAGGTTGTGGGACTCTCGTTCGCCACGGTCGGTTTTGACGCAAATTGGTCACGGGCACCAGCCCATCCTCAGTATTGATTTTAATAAGCAGGACAACAGTATCTTTGCTACTGGTGGTGTTGATCGCACAGTCCATTTGTGGGATGTGCGTCGACCGCAACGGCCCCTTACAGTGTTGCCCGGCCACGATAACGCGTGCCGACGGGTTCGCTTCTCCCCTCATTCGCGCACATTGCTCGCTTCCTCCGGCTACGACTGccgtgtgtgcttgtgggaCCTCAACCAACCACAGCGGCCGCTTACTGCCCGTTATGCCCATCACCGGGAGTTTGTTGTTGGCCTCCAGTGGTCACTCGCTACTCCCAATGCATTAGCTTCCGTGTCATGGGACGGCAGCGCATTCTTTTGGACAAATGGCCAGCCGCTTACGCCGTCACCCTCTTCCCAACCGCTTCCACCTGCCATCCCACCGCCACGCGTTCGGCCTCCTCGCCCAAAAGGTGTCCCCGACATTTCTGCGCTCCCGCTTACCGTGCCCCCAGTCAGGTAG